GGGGCCGGCCGCGCGCCGCGTTTCTCGTTCCAGTAAGCGTAAACCGCCTGCGATGATAAGTGCTTCATGACGCGCCACCCTGTGCCGTGGCGAGACGTCCAGCCTTCTCCGTTGTGTCCGTTCGGGACAGTTCGGGCGCCGTTCGCCGCGCTCACAGGGGATTGAGCAGGCCGCGTGCCATGGTGTGCGATGTGGCTAAAGTGCGGTGCGTTAGCGTTAAAATCGGCGCGGGCGCGCTTGCGGCCTCCTGCCGAAAGCCTTAACTCCAGCAGCGGCATTGGAAATTGCTCGTGCAACAACGCGAACCGCTGTTCAATCTTCCCACCATTATCGTCATCCTGTTGGGCGCCCTCGCGCTTATTCACGGCGTGCGCGAATGGTTCCTCACGGAACAGCAGGACATCCTGGTTCTGCTCGACTTTGCCTTCATCCCGGCGCGCTACGACGCGAGCGTGGTGCCGGGCGGCGTTTTCCCTGGCGGTGCCGGCGCCGACGTGTGGAGCTTTGTCACATACGCCTTTCTGCACGGCAGCTGGATGCATCTCGCGGTCAATGCGGTGTGGTTGATGGCATTCGGCACCCCGTTGGCGCGCCGCTTCGGCACGCTGCGCTTTCTTGCCTTCTTCGCCGTGACCGCGGCGGCCGGCGCGGCGATGCATCTCATCACCAACGCCGGCTCGATCGCACCGATGGTCGGCGCTTCGGCGTCGATATCCGGTGCGATGGCGGCGACCATGCGTTTTGCCTTTCAGCGTGGCGGCCCGCTCGGTTTATGGCGCAATACGAACGATGATGGCTTTCGCGTGCCGGCGCTGCCGCTCACCGGCGTGTTCAACGATGCGCGCGTCCTGCTGTTCGTCGGCGTGTGGTTCGGTATCAATATCCTGTTCGGGCTGTGGTCCTCGCCGCTCACCGGCAGCGACGAGGTCGTGGCCTGGCAGGCGCATATCGGCGGATTTCTCGCGGGACTTCTGCTGTTTTCGTGGTTCGATCCGGCGGCGCGGGAAATCGAGCCGCGCGATGACATTGCTGCGTGATGACATTCCGAATGCATTAAGCCGCATAGGTGCTCTGCTGACGATAAAGTCGTTTGCCGAGCGCGACTTATCGCAGCGCAGCGCAACTTTCGTCGCGGCGGCGCTTGACGGAACAGCGTCGGCGGCCTGATCGTTAGCTCGGACCCGGGACTCGGAAATGACGGCGAGCGTGGTCAAGCAGGTCGACTGACCACCAACTCGGCGAGGCCTTCGGGAAGTCAGGAGGCTGCCATGAACGTGAAGACGATTCTGGCCGCTAAGGGCGGCGACGTTATCAGCATCGAACCCACGGCCGATCTTGCGGCCGCGGCACATCTGCTCAGCAAGCACCGCATCGGTGCGGTCGTCATCTGCGGCGCTGGCGGGCGCCTGTCCGGGATTCTCTCCGAGCGCGATATCGTGCGCGCCGTCGCCGAGCACGGCGCTGCGGCGCTTAACGTGCCGGTCGGGCAGGTGATGACGCGCAACGTGATCACTTGCGGCGAGAATGACTCCATCTCCGAGCTCATGGAACGGATGACGGCGGGCAAGTTTCGTCACATGCCGGTGGTGAAGGGCGAGCGGTTGATTGGTGTGATCTCGATCGGCGACGTCGTGAAGTCGCGCGTGCAGGAAATCGAGAGCGACGCCGCCGCGATGCGCGATTACATCCAGACGGCCTGATCGTCGAGGCGCTCTTACTTGCCGCCGCTGGCGCCAGCCTCATAAGGCTGCGACAGACTTTCGATGGCCTCGGTCACGGTGTCCATCGCCTTCTCGGCGGCGTCGACGCCCACCGCGATCGCATCCTTGTTGCGGTGGAAATCGAACCAGCCGATGGGGCCGAGACGCGGACTGATGAGGACGTCGGGTGGGTCGCCGGCCAGCCGCGCGCGGGTAATGCGGTCCTGCATCACGTTGAAAGCCTCCACCATCACCGTCGGAATACCCGGACGTCCGTGATGGCCGAACAGCTTGCGGCGCAGCGACGCTTCGCGCCCGAACAGCGCGCGGAGCCCGGTATGTGCCTCGAGGGCGGGCGGCGGATCGTCGCTATCGTCCGAGCCGTGATCGGCGATGATGGTGCCGCGTCCGAACAGGTCGGCATTGAGATTGACGGCGATGACGACGCGGGCACCGAGCGCGCGCGCGGCCGACACCGGCACCGGGTTGACCAGTGCGCCATCGACGAGCCAGCGGCCTCCGATCTTCACCGGCGGGAAAATGCCCGGCAGGGCATAGGACGCCCGCAAGGCATCGGACAGCCGGCCACGTGTCAGCCAGATCTCATGACCGGTATTGAATTCGGTGGCGATCGCCGCAAAGCGCATCGGCAGGTTTTCGATACGCGTGTCCTTCAATTCCTCAGTCAACTGCCCCGCCAGGCGATTGCCGCCGATCAGCCCCGAACCCGACAGGCTGATGTCGAGGTAGCTCATGATGCTGCGGACGGTGAGGCTGCGCGCCCAGGCTTCCAAACCATCGAGCTGGCCGGCCGCGTAGCAGCCGCCGACCACCGCGCCGATGGACGTGCCGACAATGACATCCGGCACGATGCCGTGTGCCGCGAGCGTGCGGATGACACCAATGTGAGCAAAGCCGCGAGCGGCGCCGCCGCCGAGCGCAAGGCCGATGGTCGGCTTGATCCTGTCCGGCTTTGCCGGCGTCTCGTTCGCGTCGGCTGCACGGTCGTCGCCGCTATGAGTCCGCGCGAAGAATCCTTCAAACACCAAGCCTGAACTCCTCAGATCCCGGCCGTATCATCGGGCCGGGTCGGACCGCGGCACAAGCCGTTCACCCGCATGTGGTGAATGCCGGCGGCAGAACGATGGCAGGGCGCGAGCTTGCGACCGGAATTGAATGACAAAACCGTGACAATTTGAGCCTGCGCCGGTCGGATTACCTTAGGGTTAAGAACCGGCCCGGAACAATGCCGCGACGTCACATAAGTTCAAGGCCTGTCCGCAAAATGCGGGTCAGCGCTCCGGCCGCAGCATGGAAAACAGGCTGTCGACAACGGCGTAGTCGCCGGCATAACCGCACCGCGCGATCGGGCGCATGGCTGCCGTGTCGAGAATGCCGTTCTTCACGAAGCGGTCG
The Pseudolabrys sp. FHR47 genome window above contains:
- a CDS encoding CBS domain-containing protein is translated as MNVKTILAAKGGDVISIEPTADLAAAAHLLSKHRIGAVVICGAGGRLSGILSERDIVRAVAEHGAAALNVPVGQVMTRNVITCGENDSISELMERMTAGKFRHMPVVKGERLIGVISIGDVVKSRVQEIESDAAAMRDYIQTA
- a CDS encoding rhomboid family intramembrane serine protease; translation: MQQREPLFNLPTIIVILLGALALIHGVREWFLTEQQDILVLLDFAFIPARYDASVVPGGVFPGGAGADVWSFVTYAFLHGSWMHLAVNAVWLMAFGTPLARRFGTLRFLAFFAVTAAAGAAMHLITNAGSIAPMVGASASISGAMAATMRFAFQRGGPLGLWRNTNDDGFRVPALPLTGVFNDARVLLFVGVWFGINILFGLWSSPLTGSDEVVAWQAHIGGFLAGLLLFSWFDPAAREIEPRDDIAA
- a CDS encoding patatin-like phospholipase family protein — protein: MKPTIGLALGGGAARGFAHIGVIRTLAAHGIVPDVIVGTSIGAVVGGCYAAGQLDGLEAWARSLTVRSIMSYLDISLSGSGLIGGNRLAGQLTEELKDTRIENLPMRFAAIATEFNTGHEIWLTRGRLSDALRASYALPGIFPPVKIGGRWLVDGALVNPVPVSAARALGARVVIAVNLNADLFGRGTIIADHGSDDSDDPPPALEAHTGLRALFGREASLRRKLFGHHGRPGIPTVMVEAFNVMQDRITRARLAGDPPDVLISPRLGPIGWFDFHRNKDAIAVGVDAAEKAMDTVTEAIESLSQPYEAGASGGK